From a single Brassica oleracea var. oleracea cultivar TO1000 chromosome C5, BOL, whole genome shotgun sequence genomic region:
- the LOC106293435 gene encoding probable beta-1,3-galactosyltransferase 8 → MRPKAASGKAIIVLCLASFLAGSLFMSRSLSRSYVSEEEDKHLAKHLSKRLEIQKDCDEHKRKLIESKSRDIIGEVSKTHQAVKALERTMSTLELELAAGRTSHRNSEFWSEKSAKNQSLQKAFAVIGINTAFSSKKRRDSVRQTWMPTGEKLKKIEKEKGIVVRFVIGHSATPGGVLDKAIDEEDSEHKDFLRLKHIEGYHQLSTKTRLYFSTAAAMWDAEFYVKVDDDVHVNLGMLVTTLARYQSRPRVYIGCMKSGPVLSQKGVKYHEPEFWKFGEEGNKYFRHATGQIYAISKDLAAYISTNQGILHRYANEDVSLGAWMLGLEVEHVDERSMCCGTPPDCQWKAQAGNVCAASFDWSCSGICKSVDRMTRVHRACAEGDTPLSNFRFFI, encoded by the exons ATGAGGCCTAAAGCTGCTTCAGGGAAAGCCATTATAGTGCTGTGCCTCGCCAGCTTTCTTGCAGGCTCACTGTTCATGAGTCGATCTTTGAGTCGCTCATACGTGTCTGAAGAAGAGGATAAACATCTCGCAAAGCATTTGTCCAAACGTTTAGAAATTCAAAAGGACTGCGATGAACATAAACGC AAACTGATAGAAAGCAAATCTAGAGACATAATAGGAGAAGTATCAAAAACCCACCAAGCAGTAAA AGCATTGGAGAGAACAATGTCAACGTTGGAGCTTGAGTTAGCAGCAGGACGTACCAGCCATAGAAACAGTGAGTTCTGGAGTGAAAAGAGCGCGAAAAACCAGAGCCTGCAGAAAGCGTTTGCAGTGATAGGAATCAACACAGCATTCAGCAGCAAGAAAAGACGTGACTCGGTGAGGCAGACATGGATGCCAACAGGAGAAAAGCTGAAGAAAATCGAGAAAGAGAAAGGGATTGTTGTAAG GTTTGTGATAGGACACAGTGCAACCCCAGGAGGAGTACTAGACAAAGCCATAGATGAAGAAGATTCAGAGCATAAAGATTTCTTGAGACTAAAACACATTGAAGGATATCATCAGCTCTCAACAAAGACAAGACTCTACTTCTCAACAGCAGCAGCAATGTGGGACGCAGAGTTCTACGTGAAGGTAGACGACGATGTTCATGTCAACTTAGGAATGCTCGTTACAACACTAGCAAGATATCAATCAAGGCCGAGGGTTTACATTGGATGCATGAAGTCCGGTCCAGTTCTTTCACAAAA GGGAGTGAAGTACCACGAGCCAGAGTTTTGGAAGTTCGGAGAAGAAGGGAACAAGTACTTCAGGCATGCGACAGGGCAGATCTACGCAATCTCTAAGGACTTAGCAGCGTACATCTCTACTAACCA GGGAATACTGCACAGGTACGCGAACGAGGACGTGTCGTTAGGAGCGTGGATGCTAGGGTTAGAGGTGGAGCATGTGGACGAGAGGTCAATGTGTTGCGGGACGCCACCGGATTGTCAGTGGAAAGCGCAGGCGGGGAACGTGTGTGCTGCGTCGTTCGATTGGTCATGCAGTGGGATTTGTAAGTCGGTTGACCGGATGACACGTGTGCACCGCGCTTGCGCGGAAGGAGACACTCCTCTCTCTAATTTTCGATTCTTCATCTGA
- the LOC106294907 gene encoding nuclear pore complex protein NUP160 isoform X1, producing MERNRLSSSAGMEVPVAGGGNVVKWVDISVSAPPSPDNGCVLLPWSEEDYASSCVIGEPPISFVWRINKTSSNVLELLQLSSESGFPLTGLRFVFAHTLSPFAFLFADEGNDLVFFLYALTPSGVVYLLKLDNTSAYKSGSVFPLDHLTHLDVRPYLNETHVTSVAASPGFLFLGRSDGCVSCFQPQRPPRGLTFHQELRDDTGLGRLWGFVRGTVVAAVQDLFISEVYGRYLICVLHADGALRVWDIFTCRRVLCQSIAAKNVEGVMCLRLWLGKPDYDSGIIPLALLYRNTLDVNVVDVITVYGLHFSSGEGIALSLDSGLQNISLEGGELCDVRFTSDKIWTLKADELTSHMLYHKSSTMEARSYTLQEEYISEQLFLSARSSSHDLLLTSHSLFSSAKDQIMGFISSIFVRRLLCPGIYHNVALRLTLRDHNKHWTDSEFQSLSLDELKSEILLLVEQEVTGETSISVFHWWENFCSCYLDHWCNNNEPCTLLVQSDVIGLVRNNSVSLFSRLENVEHSLGGSSSKHSSLTNLGLGMSINEHEILSEVLRCTLKINKQWGAAPYAMYYESVTGRPVISSEEIVPRLVNILESGYAISIGQRTWSDLGTDRAWEKELEAQKNLRTFSIEMLLSLSALCQRAGSWGKVFTIMEHYLQYLVPKKVMHNNVGETLSDICCSILVQATSQFAQVMFESAFDIFLLVSYLLNISGQVNMSQQDICKLRLELLPMIQDIVSEWLIVLFFVTTPAQLTSMDDFSSKLSSLQIDSSIDKRSWNTMLGKCGFSLAYILLFSDRSCIVDSRFNLRYLPSSQIITSLVQNFISWIRYSKTGEDASSLLRRSTELTLRLIRNGQADAVERILLVVEASLRGEKTFGHAQDTNGDWCLLQHLRGCCLLDQVQRGACGISRERKISDSIRCFFRASSGEGSWKALHSLAKEAGFSHSTIGASISDGEKSCATWKLHYYEWAMQIFERYNISEGACQFAYAALEQVDEAINFMESSENVHPPVTATYCRGRLWANVFKFTLDLNLLNDAYCAIISNPDEEIKRICLRRFIIVLFECGKTKILSEGHLPFIGLSDNITQELFWKAGRSEIMIKPNPYKLLYAYEMRRHNWRMAASYMYQFSARLRSEAASTDYKHKSLVLQERLNGLSAAINALSLVHPGHAWIDPLPEESMHYPAKKAKRVEEQQSVRSSDQPKGYQSCIDIEKIQNEYVFTTAEYLLSLKNFEWTYSGLEKPPPDLVDLLVQADLYDMAFTVVLKFWRGSALKRELEKIFENMTIRCCPAKGTLWSSNYLRPNLLLTSTEDEVTHSPERSPAAQSSNLAGDWEILEVYLKRYKDIHARLPVTVASTLLQADSCIELPLWLVHMFKDGKKEKALGMGGQEASPASLFQLYVDYGRLTEATNLLLEYMESFASSKPAEVLKRKKVSGVWFPYTTVERLWWALEKTMNSGRMLEQCQKLKGQLQQALLNHLKLLKVDSDDAVSSATG from the exons ATGGAGAGGAATCGTCTGAGTTCGTCTGCCGGTATGGAGGTTCCAGTCGCAGGCGGCGGAAATGTTGTCAAATGGGTCGATATATCAGTCTCTGCTCCTCCTTCTCCGGACAATGGATGTGTTCTCCTTCCTTGGTCGGAAGAAGACTACGCTTCGAGCTGTGTAATTGGCGAACCTCCGATCTCTTTCGTTTGGAGAATCAACAAAACGAGCTCAAACGTTCTCGAGCTTCTTCAGCTCTCTTCTGAATCTGGATTTCCTTTAACTGGGCTTCGCTTCGTCTTCGCTCATACCCTCTCCCCTTTCGCTTTTCTATTCGCCGACGAG GGTAATGATCTCGTCTTCTTTCTTTACGCTCTCACGCCCTCTGGTGTTGTCTACCTCCTTAAACTCGATAATACTTCAGCTTATAAGTCCGGCTCAGTCTTCCCGCTTGACCATCTGACCCACTTGGATGTTCGACCTTACTTGAACGAAACTCATGTTACTAGTGTGGCTGCATCGCCTGGGTTCCTTTTCCTTGGGAGGTCTGATGGCTGTGTCTCTTGCTTCCAGCCTCAGAGACCACCACGTGGATTAACTTTCCACCAGGAGCTACGTGATGATACAGGACTTGGTCGTCTTTGGGGTTTTGTAAG GGGCACAGTTGTTGCAGCTGTGCAAGATTTGTTTATATCAGAAGTTTATGGAAGATATTTGATATGCGTGCTTCATGCCGATGGGGCGTTACGTGTCTGGGACATTTTTACCTGTCGCAGGGTTTTGTGTCAGAGTATAGCTGCTAAAAACGTTGAGG GGGTTATGTGTCTCAGGTTATGGTTGGGCAAACCTGATTACGATTCTGGCATCATTCCTTTAGCTCTCTTGTATAGAAATACTTTG GATGTCAACGTGGTGGACGTGATCACTGTATATGGCCTGCACTTTAGTTCTGGGGAGGGGATAGCCTTGTCTCTGGATTCTGGACTACAGAATATTTCACTGGAAGGG GGGGAATTGTGTGATGTCAGATTTACATCCGACAAGATCTGGACTCTGAAGGCTGATGAATTGACATCTCACATGTTGTACCACAAATCTAGCACCAT GGAAGCACGGTCTTACACTTTACAGGAGGAATACATTTCTGAGCAGTTATTTCTGAGTGCTAGGAGTTCTTCGCATGACCTTCTTTTGACTTCACATTCACTATTTTCATCCGCGAAG GATCAAATTATGGGATTCATTTCATCAATCTTCGTACGTAGGCTTCTTTGTCCTGGAATTTATCACAATGTTGCCTTGCGTCTAACTTTACGGGACCACAACAAACACTGGACTGATTCTGAATTTCAATCCTTAAGTCTTGATGAGCTTAAAAGCGAGATTCTTTTACTAGTTGAGCAAGAG GTTACTGGTGAGACTTCTATTTCAGTTTTTCACTGGTGGGAAAACTTTTGTTCGTGCTATCTTGATCACTGGTGCAACAATAATGAACCTTGCACGTTGCTGGTTCAGTCAGATGTTATTGGTTTAGTTAGAAACAATTCTGTATCACTGTTCTCTAGATTAGAGAACGTTGAGCACAGCCTTGGAG GATCTTCCTCCAAACACAGCAGCCTGACGAACTTAGGCTTGGGGATGTCTATCAATGAACATGAGATTCTGTCGGAGGTACTAAGATGTACTTTGAAGATCAATAAGCAGTGGGGTGCTGCTCCTTATGCCATGTATTATGAATCGGTTACTGGAAGGCCAGTTATCTCATCCGAGGAAATTGTTCCTCGCTTAGTTAACATCCTTGAGTCGGGATATGCGATATCCATAGGTCAGCGTACTTGGTCGGATCTTGGTACTGATAGAGCATGGGAAAAAGAGCTGGAAGCTCAAAAAAATCTTAGGACATTTTCCATTGAAATGTTATTGTCTCTCTCTGCTCTATGTCAAAGGGCTGGATCTTGGGGAAAGGTTTTTACTATCATGGAGCACTATTTGCAGTATCTGGTCCCTAAGAAAGTTATGCATAACAATGTTGGCGAGACATTATCTGATATCTGTTGTTCTATCCTCGTTCAAGCGACTTCTCAGTTTGCACAGGTGATGTTTGAGTCTGCCTTTGACATCTTCCTACTCGTCAGCTATCTGCTTAACATCTCTGGGCAG GTAAATATGTCACAGCAAGACATATGTAAGCTACGGCTTGAATTGCTTCCGATGATCCAAGATATTGTCTCAGAGTGGCTCATCGTTCTTTTCTTTGTTACCACGCCGGCTCAATTGACTTCAATGGATGATTTCAGCTCTAAGCTCTCATCTCTACAGATTG ATAGCAGCATTGACAAAAGATCATGGAACACAATGCTTGGGAAATGCGGTTTCTCATTGGCGTATATTCTTCTTTTCAGTGACCGAAGTTGCATTGTGGATAGCCGATTTAACTTAAGATATCTTCCAAGTTCACAAATCATTACAAGCTTGGTTCAAAACTTTATCAGCTGGATTCGTTATAGTAAAACAGGAGAAGACGCTTCTTCTTTGCTAAGACGCTCAACTGAGCTTACTCTTAGGTTGATCAGGAATGGACAGGCTGATGCGGTTGAG CGAATCCTCTTGGTTGTGGAGGCAAGTTTACGTGGGGAGAAAACATTTGGACATGCCCAAGATACCAACGGAGATTGGTGTCTTCTTCAACATCTCCGTGGTTGTTGCCTCCTTGATCAAGTACAACGTGGAGCATGCGGGATATCAAGAGAGAGGAAGATTAGTGATTCCATCCGCTGCTTCTTCAG AGCTTCATCAGGTGAAGGATCTTGGAAGGCTTTGCACAGTTTGGCTAAAGAAGCAGGATTTTCACATTCCACAATTG GTGCCAGTATTTCAGATGGTGAAAAGTCTTGTGCAACATGGAAACTTCATTACTATGAATGGGCTATGCAAATTTTTGAACGGTATAATATAAGTGAAGGAGCTTGTCAGTTTGCGTATGCAGCCCTTGAGCAAGTAGACGAGGCCATTAATTTCATGGAGAGTAGCGAGAACGTCCATCCACCTGTAACAGCCACTTACTGTAGAGGACGACTGTGGGCAAATGTTTTCAAGTTCACGTTAGATCTGAATCTCTTGAATGATGCTTACTGCGCTATTATTTCAAACCCTGATGAGGAAATTAAGCGCATCTGTTTGAGGCGCTTCATCATAGTTCTATTTGAATGTGGCAAAACCAAG ATCCTCAGTGAGGGACATTTGCCTTTCATCGGCTTATCGGATAATATCACCCAAGAGCTCTTTTGGAAG GCTGGGCGGTCTGAGATAATGATAAAGCCAAATCCATACAAGCTGCTTTATGCTTACGAGATGAGACGACACAATTGGCGAATGGCGGCAAGTTACATGTATCAGTTTTCTGCTCGTCTGAGAAGTGAGGCAGCATCCACGGATTATAAACACAAGTCCCTAGTTTTGCAAGAGAGGCTAAATGGACTTTCTGCTGCTATAAATGCATTAAGTCTTGTGCATCCTGGGCATGCTTGGATTGATCCACTACCAGAAGAATCCATGCATTATCCAGCAAAAAAGGCTAAAAGAGTAGAAGAACAACAAT CAGTAAGGAGTAGTGACCAGCCAAAAGGGTATCAGAGTTGCATTGATATCGAGAAAATCCAAAACGAGTATGTTTTCACCACAGCAGAATATTTGCTTTCTCTGAAAAACTTTGAGTGGACATATTCAG GGCTCGAAAAGCCACCACCGGACTTGGTTGACCTTCTTGTTCAGGCAGACTTGTATGACATGGCATTCACTGTTGTTTTAAAATTTTGGAGAGGCTCAGCTTTGAAAAG GGAGCTGGAAAAGATATTTGAGAATATGACAATTAGATGTTGCCCTGCTAAAGGAACGCTGTGGTCATC AAATTATCTCAGGCCTAATCTTTTGCTAACATCTACGGAAGACGAAGTCACTCATTCGCCTGAGAGAAGCCCTGCTGCTCAAAGCTCCAACTTGGCTGGTGACTGGGAAATTCTTGAGGTTTATCTT AAGAGGTACAAAGATATACACGCTAGATTGCCAGTTACTGTTGCTTCAACCCTTCTTCAGGCAGATTCTTGTATCGAATTGCCTCTTTGGTTGGTTCACATGTTCAAG GACGGCAAGAAGGAGAAAGCTTTGGGAATGGGTGGGCAAGAAGCAAGTCCTGCTTCCTTGTTTCAGTTATATGTTGACTATGGGCGTCTTACAGAGGCCACTAATTTGCTATTGGAGTACATGGAATCATTTGCATCATCG AAACCAGCAGAGGTATTGAAAAGGAAAAAGGTATCAGGGGTTTGGTTCCCTTACACAACAGTGGAAAGACTATGGTGGGCGCTAGAGAAAACGATGAACTCAGGACGGATGTTGGAGCAGTGCCAGAAGCTTAAGGGACAACTCCAACAAGCGTTACTCAATCACTTAAAGCTG CTGAAGGTGGACTCGGATGATGCTGTGTCGTCTGCAACAGGCTGA
- the LOC106294907 gene encoding nuclear pore complex protein NUP160 isoform X2 has protein sequence MERNRLSSSAGMEVPVAGGGNVVKWVDISVSAPPSPDNGCVLLPWSEEDYASSCVIGEPPISFVWRINKTSSNVLELLQLSSESGFPLTGLRFVFAHTLSPFAFLFADEGNDLVFFLYALTPSGVVYLLKLDNTSAYKSGSVFPLDHLTHLDVRPYLNETHVTSVAASPGFLFLGRSDGCVSCFQPQRPPRGLTFHQELRDDTGLGRLWGFVRGTVVAAVQDLFISEVYGRYLICVLHADGALRVWDIFTCRRVLCQSIAAKNVEGVMCLRLWLGKPDYDSGIIPLALLYRNTLDVNVVDVITVYGLHFSSGEGIALSLDSGLQNISLEGGELCDVRFTSDKIWTLKADELTSHMLYHKSSTMEARSYTLQEEYISEQLFLSARSSSHDLLLTSHSLFSSAKDQIMGFISSIFVRRLLCPGIYHNVALRLTLRDHNKHWTDSEFQSLSLDELKSEILLLVEQEVTGETSISVFHWWENFCSCYLDHWCNNNEPCTLLVQSDVIGLVRNNSVSLFSRLENVEHSLGGSSSKHSSLTNLGLGMSINEHEILSEVLRCTLKINKQWGAAPYAMYYESVTGRPVISSEEIVPRLVNILESGYAISIGQRTWSDLGTDRAWEKELEAQKNLRTFSIEMLLSLSALCQRAGSWGKVFTIMEHYLQYLVPKKVMHNNVGETLSDICCSILVQATSQFAQVMFESAFDIFLLVSYLLNISGQVNMSQQDICKLRLELLPMIQDIVSEWLIVLFFVTTPAQLTSMDDFSSKLSSLQIDSSIDKRSWNTMLGKCGFSLAYILLFSDRSCIVDSRFNLRYLPSSQIITSLVQNFISWIRYSKTGEDASSLLRRSTELTLRLIRNGQADAVERILLVVEASLRGEKTFGHAQDTNGDWCLLQHLRGCCLLDQVQRGACGISRERKISDSIRCFFRASSGEGSWKALHSLAKEAGFSHSTIGASISDGEKSCATWKLHYYEWAMQIFERYNISEGACQFAYAALEQVDEAINFMESSENVHPPVTATYCRGRLWANVFKFTLDLNLLNDAYCAIISNPDEEIKRICLRRFIIVLFECGKTKILSEGHLPFIGLSDNITQELFWKAGRSEIMIKPNPYKLLYAYEMRRHNWRMAASYMYQFSARLRSEAASTDYKHKSLVLQERLNGLSAAINALSLVHPGHAWIDPLPEESMHYPAKKAKRVEEQQLRSSDQPKGYQSCIDIEKIQNEYVFTTAEYLLSLKNFEWTYSGLEKPPPDLVDLLVQADLYDMAFTVVLKFWRGSALKRELEKIFENMTIRCCPAKGTLWSSNYLRPNLLLTSTEDEVTHSPERSPAAQSSNLAGDWEILEVYLKRYKDIHARLPVTVASTLLQADSCIELPLWLVHMFKDGKKEKALGMGGQEASPASLFQLYVDYGRLTEATNLLLEYMESFASSKPAEVLKRKKVSGVWFPYTTVERLWWALEKTMNSGRMLEQCQKLKGQLQQALLNHLKLLKVDSDDAVSSATG, from the exons ATGGAGAGGAATCGTCTGAGTTCGTCTGCCGGTATGGAGGTTCCAGTCGCAGGCGGCGGAAATGTTGTCAAATGGGTCGATATATCAGTCTCTGCTCCTCCTTCTCCGGACAATGGATGTGTTCTCCTTCCTTGGTCGGAAGAAGACTACGCTTCGAGCTGTGTAATTGGCGAACCTCCGATCTCTTTCGTTTGGAGAATCAACAAAACGAGCTCAAACGTTCTCGAGCTTCTTCAGCTCTCTTCTGAATCTGGATTTCCTTTAACTGGGCTTCGCTTCGTCTTCGCTCATACCCTCTCCCCTTTCGCTTTTCTATTCGCCGACGAG GGTAATGATCTCGTCTTCTTTCTTTACGCTCTCACGCCCTCTGGTGTTGTCTACCTCCTTAAACTCGATAATACTTCAGCTTATAAGTCCGGCTCAGTCTTCCCGCTTGACCATCTGACCCACTTGGATGTTCGACCTTACTTGAACGAAACTCATGTTACTAGTGTGGCTGCATCGCCTGGGTTCCTTTTCCTTGGGAGGTCTGATGGCTGTGTCTCTTGCTTCCAGCCTCAGAGACCACCACGTGGATTAACTTTCCACCAGGAGCTACGTGATGATACAGGACTTGGTCGTCTTTGGGGTTTTGTAAG GGGCACAGTTGTTGCAGCTGTGCAAGATTTGTTTATATCAGAAGTTTATGGAAGATATTTGATATGCGTGCTTCATGCCGATGGGGCGTTACGTGTCTGGGACATTTTTACCTGTCGCAGGGTTTTGTGTCAGAGTATAGCTGCTAAAAACGTTGAGG GGGTTATGTGTCTCAGGTTATGGTTGGGCAAACCTGATTACGATTCTGGCATCATTCCTTTAGCTCTCTTGTATAGAAATACTTTG GATGTCAACGTGGTGGACGTGATCACTGTATATGGCCTGCACTTTAGTTCTGGGGAGGGGATAGCCTTGTCTCTGGATTCTGGACTACAGAATATTTCACTGGAAGGG GGGGAATTGTGTGATGTCAGATTTACATCCGACAAGATCTGGACTCTGAAGGCTGATGAATTGACATCTCACATGTTGTACCACAAATCTAGCACCAT GGAAGCACGGTCTTACACTTTACAGGAGGAATACATTTCTGAGCAGTTATTTCTGAGTGCTAGGAGTTCTTCGCATGACCTTCTTTTGACTTCACATTCACTATTTTCATCCGCGAAG GATCAAATTATGGGATTCATTTCATCAATCTTCGTACGTAGGCTTCTTTGTCCTGGAATTTATCACAATGTTGCCTTGCGTCTAACTTTACGGGACCACAACAAACACTGGACTGATTCTGAATTTCAATCCTTAAGTCTTGATGAGCTTAAAAGCGAGATTCTTTTACTAGTTGAGCAAGAG GTTACTGGTGAGACTTCTATTTCAGTTTTTCACTGGTGGGAAAACTTTTGTTCGTGCTATCTTGATCACTGGTGCAACAATAATGAACCTTGCACGTTGCTGGTTCAGTCAGATGTTATTGGTTTAGTTAGAAACAATTCTGTATCACTGTTCTCTAGATTAGAGAACGTTGAGCACAGCCTTGGAG GATCTTCCTCCAAACACAGCAGCCTGACGAACTTAGGCTTGGGGATGTCTATCAATGAACATGAGATTCTGTCGGAGGTACTAAGATGTACTTTGAAGATCAATAAGCAGTGGGGTGCTGCTCCTTATGCCATGTATTATGAATCGGTTACTGGAAGGCCAGTTATCTCATCCGAGGAAATTGTTCCTCGCTTAGTTAACATCCTTGAGTCGGGATATGCGATATCCATAGGTCAGCGTACTTGGTCGGATCTTGGTACTGATAGAGCATGGGAAAAAGAGCTGGAAGCTCAAAAAAATCTTAGGACATTTTCCATTGAAATGTTATTGTCTCTCTCTGCTCTATGTCAAAGGGCTGGATCTTGGGGAAAGGTTTTTACTATCATGGAGCACTATTTGCAGTATCTGGTCCCTAAGAAAGTTATGCATAACAATGTTGGCGAGACATTATCTGATATCTGTTGTTCTATCCTCGTTCAAGCGACTTCTCAGTTTGCACAGGTGATGTTTGAGTCTGCCTTTGACATCTTCCTACTCGTCAGCTATCTGCTTAACATCTCTGGGCAG GTAAATATGTCACAGCAAGACATATGTAAGCTACGGCTTGAATTGCTTCCGATGATCCAAGATATTGTCTCAGAGTGGCTCATCGTTCTTTTCTTTGTTACCACGCCGGCTCAATTGACTTCAATGGATGATTTCAGCTCTAAGCTCTCATCTCTACAGATTG ATAGCAGCATTGACAAAAGATCATGGAACACAATGCTTGGGAAATGCGGTTTCTCATTGGCGTATATTCTTCTTTTCAGTGACCGAAGTTGCATTGTGGATAGCCGATTTAACTTAAGATATCTTCCAAGTTCACAAATCATTACAAGCTTGGTTCAAAACTTTATCAGCTGGATTCGTTATAGTAAAACAGGAGAAGACGCTTCTTCTTTGCTAAGACGCTCAACTGAGCTTACTCTTAGGTTGATCAGGAATGGACAGGCTGATGCGGTTGAG CGAATCCTCTTGGTTGTGGAGGCAAGTTTACGTGGGGAGAAAACATTTGGACATGCCCAAGATACCAACGGAGATTGGTGTCTTCTTCAACATCTCCGTGGTTGTTGCCTCCTTGATCAAGTACAACGTGGAGCATGCGGGATATCAAGAGAGAGGAAGATTAGTGATTCCATCCGCTGCTTCTTCAG AGCTTCATCAGGTGAAGGATCTTGGAAGGCTTTGCACAGTTTGGCTAAAGAAGCAGGATTTTCACATTCCACAATTG GTGCCAGTATTTCAGATGGTGAAAAGTCTTGTGCAACATGGAAACTTCATTACTATGAATGGGCTATGCAAATTTTTGAACGGTATAATATAAGTGAAGGAGCTTGTCAGTTTGCGTATGCAGCCCTTGAGCAAGTAGACGAGGCCATTAATTTCATGGAGAGTAGCGAGAACGTCCATCCACCTGTAACAGCCACTTACTGTAGAGGACGACTGTGGGCAAATGTTTTCAAGTTCACGTTAGATCTGAATCTCTTGAATGATGCTTACTGCGCTATTATTTCAAACCCTGATGAGGAAATTAAGCGCATCTGTTTGAGGCGCTTCATCATAGTTCTATTTGAATGTGGCAAAACCAAG ATCCTCAGTGAGGGACATTTGCCTTTCATCGGCTTATCGGATAATATCACCCAAGAGCTCTTTTGGAAG GCTGGGCGGTCTGAGATAATGATAAAGCCAAATCCATACAAGCTGCTTTATGCTTACGAGATGAGACGACACAATTGGCGAATGGCGGCAAGTTACATGTATCAGTTTTCTGCTCGTCTGAGAAGTGAGGCAGCATCCACGGATTATAAACACAAGTCCCTAGTTTTGCAAGAGAGGCTAAATGGACTTTCTGCTGCTATAAATGCATTAAGTCTTGTGCATCCTGGGCATGCTTGGATTGATCCACTACCAGAAGAATCCATGCATTATCCAGCAAAAAAGGCTAAAAGAGTAGAAGAACAACAAT TAAGGAGTAGTGACCAGCCAAAAGGGTATCAGAGTTGCATTGATATCGAGAAAATCCAAAACGAGTATGTTTTCACCACAGCAGAATATTTGCTTTCTCTGAAAAACTTTGAGTGGACATATTCAG GGCTCGAAAAGCCACCACCGGACTTGGTTGACCTTCTTGTTCAGGCAGACTTGTATGACATGGCATTCACTGTTGTTTTAAAATTTTGGAGAGGCTCAGCTTTGAAAAG GGAGCTGGAAAAGATATTTGAGAATATGACAATTAGATGTTGCCCTGCTAAAGGAACGCTGTGGTCATC AAATTATCTCAGGCCTAATCTTTTGCTAACATCTACGGAAGACGAAGTCACTCATTCGCCTGAGAGAAGCCCTGCTGCTCAAAGCTCCAACTTGGCTGGTGACTGGGAAATTCTTGAGGTTTATCTT AAGAGGTACAAAGATATACACGCTAGATTGCCAGTTACTGTTGCTTCAACCCTTCTTCAGGCAGATTCTTGTATCGAATTGCCTCTTTGGTTGGTTCACATGTTCAAG GACGGCAAGAAGGAGAAAGCTTTGGGAATGGGTGGGCAAGAAGCAAGTCCTGCTTCCTTGTTTCAGTTATATGTTGACTATGGGCGTCTTACAGAGGCCACTAATTTGCTATTGGAGTACATGGAATCATTTGCATCATCG AAACCAGCAGAGGTATTGAAAAGGAAAAAGGTATCAGGGGTTTGGTTCCCTTACACAACAGTGGAAAGACTATGGTGGGCGCTAGAGAAAACGATGAACTCAGGACGGATGTTGGAGCAGTGCCAGAAGCTTAAGGGACAACTCCAACAAGCGTTACTCAATCACTTAAAGCTG CTGAAGGTGGACTCGGATGATGCTGTGTCGTCTGCAACAGGCTGA